Proteins encoded together in one Triticum dicoccoides isolate Atlit2015 ecotype Zavitan chromosome 7B, WEW_v2.0, whole genome shotgun sequence window:
- the LOC119340331 gene encoding uncharacterized protein LOC119340331: MVAAMVLACDAHRSAMHPPGGYWKHGHDAGTPVTANYEDFRMLTSMAFFTSLALVVLLSCDRFYRTWEDVIGLLLLALLDVGCLVSAYVVAASPIDPTHSPVFLLGTVVVLAFLFFGAPRAWRLVNRCW, translated from the coding sequence ATGGTGGCGGCGATGGTCCTGGCGTGCGACGCCCACCGGTCCGCCATGCACCCCCCGGGCGGGTACTGGAAGCACGGGCACGACGCCGGCACCCCGGTGACGGCCAACTACGAAGACTTCAGAATGCTTACCTCCATGGCGTTCTTTACGTCGCTGGCGCTCGTGGTGCTGCTCTCCTGCGACCGCTTCTACCGGACGTGGGAGGACGTGATAGGGCTGCTGCTCCTGGCTCTCTTGGACGTCGGCTGCCTCGTCTCCGCCTACGTCGTCGCCGCCAGCCCGATCGACCCAACCCACAGCCCCGTCTTCCTCCTCGGCACCGTCGTGGtcttggccttcctcttcttcggcGCCCCCAGGGCTTGGAGACTTGTCAATCGCTGCTGGTGA
- the LOC119335620 gene encoding myosin-2 heavy chain-like: protein MVSWSEGSNSSSEGYSITSEAPAPAVIFCSEWRGLAPDLAARCEHQCVCEKLVSFESVDSGRRYLACAQKEIPKCNFVEWIDPEWPATLKMSLARVWGMYQDENKLRLMENVVNAEENFRVVKEKEQMEKDLRFFKLDFAKMVADKEQAITELGNARLVVSDLKQELEKKKMSDKSSTTIHQVVRAKSEKERDEMKQKMDSMKQKMDNMKEQMDNMKEELDIVVSQRDDLKKEKKKLEYMIGDLFRHKEENKSKIRRLKEILDEFE from the exons ATGGTGTCTTGGAGTGAAGGATCCAACTCTTCGTCCGAAGGGTACTCTATCACAAGTGAG GCTCCTGCTCCTGCCGTCATTTTCTGCTCTGAGTGGAGAGGCCTGGCTCCAGATCTTGCAGCTAGATGTGAACATCAGTGTGTCTGTGAGAAGTTAGTTTCCTTTGAATCAGTTGACAGTGGAAGGAGGTATCTTGCTTGTGCACAAAAG GAAATACCTAAATGCAACTTTGTGGAGTGGATTGATCCTGAATGGCCTGCCACTCTGAAGATGAGTTTAGCCAGGGTTTGGGGCATGTATCAAGATGAGAACAAGCTAAGGCTCATGGAAAATGTAGTTAATGCTGAAGAGAATTTTAGGGTTGTGAAAGAGAAGGAACAGATGGAAAAGGATCTGAGGTTTTTTAAACTAGATTTTGCTAAGATGGTGGCTGACAAGGAGCAGGCAATTACTGAATTGGGCAATGCAAGACTTGTTGTTTCTGAcctgaagcaagagcttgagaagaaGAAGATGTCTGATAAATCTAGCACTACCATTCATCAGGTTGTTAGGGCTAAGTCAGAGAAAGAGAGGGATGAGATGAAGCAAAAGATGGACAGCATGAAGCAAAAGATGGACAACATGAAGGAACAGATGGACAACATGAAGGAAGAGTTGGACATAGTTGTGTCACAGAGGGATGacctgaagaaggagaagaagaaacttGAGTACATGATTGGTGATTTATTCAGGCACAAGGAGGAGAACAAGAGCAAGATAAGGAGGTTGAAGGAGATCTTAGATGAATTTGAGTAA